In Drosophila subpulchrella strain 33 F10 #4 breed RU33 chromosome X, RU_Dsub_v1.1 Primary Assembly, whole genome shotgun sequence, the DNA window TTAAATCCTTTGAATTATTTTAATCACTTTGAATGCTcaatttctataatttttttaaaaaatggtataaGTTAAAGGATTTTAAACGTTTAAAAATTTGTAGGTCCAGCAAATTAATCAGATTTTCTATCAAATTTAAGCTTACAAACCTTCTCTGCCTAAAAAAGCCCCAAAAAAATGTgatataaacttaaatttaattttaaaaaccaataatACTTCTATAAAGACTAAGAACTATCTTTCAGATACAAACTTAACTAGATACATATGTAGATACTTACCTGTATagaaattacaaaatgtaatgTAAAGTTTAATTTAACTTAAAAATCCAATGATATTCCCTTATAAACCAATAACTATCTCTCGGATACAAACGTTACCAGATATGTTgataactatatatatatgtattacaaaatgttaaataaagtttaattaaatttaaaaatccaaTGATATTCCTTTATAAACCAAGAACTATCTTTCAGATACAAACTAAACCAGATAAATATACAGatttatttaacttaaaaatCCAATGATATTCCTTTATAAATCAATAACTATCTCTCAGCTACAAACGTTACCAGATATGTAGATAACTATGTTtattataaaatgtaaaataaagtttaatttaatttaaaaatccaATTATATTCCTTTATAAACCAAGAACTATCTTTCAGATACAAACCagataaaaatatatagatttatttatattataatccattatatattatattaaaaatccaatgatattcttttataaacaaataacctTTATAAACAAGAACTATCTTTCAGATACAAACTAAACCAGATATGTAGATACTTACGTATATATATACCCGATACCTATGCACACATATCGTTGTGTACTCACATTAAATGGAAAAGTATACACGATCGGGCGGCGCAAACAAAGAACTAGAACCAGAAGAGAAGCCATCGAAAAATCCCAAACTCAACTCGAAGcaaatatgtcaaaaaagcaaaaaaatcAGCAGAAAATAATTGCCCGAAATTGTcgaggcaaaaaaaaaagcgaacaaaataaaagaaggCAGCTAAAAAACGAGAAATAAAAGCACGATGTCGGCTGAAATCGACGATTGCTGCGCCCAAATAAGTACGCAGCCCATGGGGGGTACGTGGGGGGTGTATCCCCCTCCCCCTCCACAACTTTAACGCCCCAAAGCCCCTTTTTTTTGGCAGCAACAAGACGTAGAGCCGATCGATCGATCGTAAAAACCCGAAAAGTCTCATCAAGAGATTCGCTAAGGGAGCGAAAAATCATTCGATTTTCGGCAGCTTGTGTTTTTGCTACACTGCTCAAAATGTAgttctataaaatatttaacatatAATTTTATTCCAATTTGTTTCTATGAAGTTGGTCTCTTAAAGAACTGCAGGTCGTTTAATTTATTcgtttctttttattttaagctCTAATAAtttgataatattttttttaagtgttctTTACATGCTTTTTGTTCAGTGTCCATATGAAAATACAGTTTTAGCAACAATGTTAATTACTTGAATTTAAAACCAAGGATTTCTGTATAATTCTTTGATGGCTGTGTTGCGAACTAATCAGTTTCTAGGCTATAGCCGTctaaaaaataagtttaaaaaaatttataaaatatacaaaaatgttatatctgccctaaatgatttaatttttatttaaggtTATAAAACAAAGGTTACATGtatgtaaatatattaattttgattatttagaCAGGTGATAGTTAGTGGTCAAAATGTCAGCTGTATTATTTTGCCAGTCATTAGCTCCcctataatatttattattaataataaaataattaaaatggcTGACAATCTGTTTTCCAACCTTTGTATATAATTCTGTTGCTAAATAAATACAGCTAACTGATATATGTACACCGAAATATATGATTCTTATCGCAGTGTACTCCGCCTCTCTTCCGCTCTCTTAGCGGTCATTCCTGCGCAATGCTCTTAAAATGGCGCTCCAACGGTAATCATACGATTcggacacacacacacacacacatcccGTGGATCGGCTATATATATTACTATATCAGCGGAGGCAGCTCATTTCTTGCAGAGACTTCGTGCCGTAAAGATCGAGCTAAAAAGAAAAGAAGCCCAACCGAAAAAGAAAGTACAAATCGATAACCGAAATAAATACAACTGTGTgcttaacaatttttttactGTGCAAAGTGCAGTTCCTTTCTCGCAAAATAAAACCAAGAAATACAATATCTATCGGTACGCGCAAGTGCGGCAAAGTGCAAGTGCAAGAGACGCTGAAAGAGCGATTCGCAAAGAAAGAGAGTCCAAATACAAAgatatttaacaaaaaaaaaaacgggaAAGAAAGTTCCACCGCTTTTATCAACAAGATGACGACCAAAATGGCAATTAACGCTAAGGTTTGTAATCAAAAATTCTGATCACTATCGCTAGCGCCGCCCAGAAATCAAAATTTTGCCAAGCTAGCAACATACTCAATTCGGAATATTTTTATGGCCCCTATAAAGTTGGCAGATCTTTtggtttcttaaaaaaatatatagtacCATTAAGTcgattttttatttctaaacTTTCAACTTGAAAATTTTGCCAAGCTAGCAACATAGTCAATTCGGAATATTTTTATAGCCCCTATAAATTTGGCAGATCCTTtggtttcttaaaaaaaatagaaccATTAAAAACATCTTGTTTTAAGTCGATTTTTTAATTCTAAACTTTCAACTTAAAACTGGTTTCAAAGCTTTTTGACATTTCTTTTATTCGATTTTGTTGTTTCCAAAAATTCTAGTTCTATATGCTTTCTGCCTTATCTATAAATAGGAATTcgtttaaattataataaaaaattgtgGCTACGAATAGTTTGACTGCTCTGGCATCCGGTGGATGGACTATCTCCAGACTTTTCTTATATAGATAGACTATTTTCGAACAACCTGACACGCTCCCAGCTCTCCAGACCACTTATGTATAAATAGAACCCATTAATGCTTTATTTTGGACATTTATGGCCTGTTGTTATCGCATCCCACTCCCCTCACTCGAAAATCAGCGATAAGCCATATAAACAGGCAGACTTGTAGACGACATATTCGGGTCTTTTGTAGTCCAATTTTCGAACGAGTTTTCAAACGTGCTCTGCTGGTGGCTATGGGTTTTCAAAGTATTTCAGCTTTTTTGGCTGATGCAATGACGACCATCGATGTCAACTTGGCGTTTTTCTTTCGGCTGTCGGCTTTTGGCTTAGTCGATAGTTTGGCCGATTTCATCAGCCATCGGCCAAGGAGAGATGAACGGCATCTGCTGAAGTATATTAAAATCGTATAAAATAACATATACGGTTGAAGATTAAATCTTGTCTCGAAGCAGAGCCGGAATCGAATCTAAACTGCTGACTTCTCGTCTGACCTGGAATGTAGACTACACCGTATAACCGGGGTTACATCAGTCCAAGCACAATAAACAAGATCGTCTGCCTTGCAAATTGACAATTAATTAATGTGCAAATCATTTTCGGCAGTTCAACGATTTCGGTTAGGGTCTAGACCCAAATTAGCATACTATCAATGGCGGTTAGGCTAGACTTTGGGTACGATTATACGATAAAGtcaacaatttaaaatttacaattCTTTAAAGAGTTGGTTAACagacaaaaaatatatagttttgcATTGTTTTTGGCAAGGatttaagaaatgttattttattgtatatcaaggaaaactttttttaagaataGTTGCTTGGAATCCTTtttcaaattgatattttaatattagCTTAAAGTCAAATATCCACAGAACaagcttttttattttaatataactaCTTCCATTTGCCGTTTTCCTATCTCAACATCTTATAAGTTTCTTGGTACCTGTTTATAAAGTGTCTAACTTGGTATTCGCTATATATTTTCAGGATATTTTCCGCAACCAGCACCGCCTGATCCGCTTCATCGCCCAGTCGATCCGGCTATGCAGCAACCAATCACTAAAGGCGGCCCAGGCTGCCcagttgcagcagcaacagaagTCGTCGGCGGACTTCCAGATCACCGCCTCGGTGGATGCCCAGTACACCAGTGCCCCGGAACCCATCAAGCATGACAAGAATCTGGGTCACCAATTCCGCGCCTCCCAGCTCTCCGTTCGACTGGCCGCCCCGGAGCAATTGCAGCCCAAGCCCGATAACGACGAGGAGCTGGGCTTCGGACGCCTCTTCACCGACCACATGCTCAAGATCTACTACCACAAGAGCCTGGGCGGTTGGCAGAGACCCGAGATCACGCCGCTGGAGAATCTAGTCATGCATCCGGCCGCCAAGGTCCTGCACTACGCCGTTGAGGTAAGCGGGGTCCCCAAGAAGTTCGAAGTCCTTAAACCTAAGATCAAACACAACATAGATTTGTTTTCGGTTCCCCTATATTTAAAaacccacgttgggcgccaatttatttaaagaacAATGAAAAGGATTCGAATTGGAAACGTGCAGTTAGTTTTGATTTCAGaataaattctttaataaaccTTTTTAGTTCAGAGGATCTTAACTAGGGTTACTCAAAAGTAGCATATAAAACTCTTAGAAAATAGTGTCTTCATATTATGTATATAAAACTTAAATGAAGTGTCTTAATTTTGAGAACCAATAATAAATAACGTAACCATTTCCGTTAAGGTATGTACATTTTAGACGCTCTAGAAAAGGTTCAACACAATTCGGAATTCATTTTATATTAAGAAAATAAGTATTACGATTTCTTAAACTCTGAGATTACTCGACACCTTTAAATACCCTACATAACTTAGCTGGTTAGTTCTTCTTTTGAGTACCTTAAGTAGAGCCACCACaagaaactttttgttttCGAACTCGCGAGTATTTACATACGTGACTTGAGAGCGTCTTGTAATCCCGTAATCCCCAGCCCGTAATCTCTGTAAACAAGTCGCACGCGTGGCCCGTGGACTGACGTCATCCGACTTAGTGTATATAGTAGGGAATcagaatccgaatccgaatcgaAGCCAGACTGTTGCCAATGGTGCCATGTTGTCTTATCAATCCCATGCCTTTCGATCCATTGCAGCTCTTCGAGGGCATGAAGGCGTACCGGGGCGTCGACGGCAAGATCCGCATCTTCCGGCCGGACATGAACATGAACCGCATGAACCTGGCTGCCCAGCGATCCGGCTTGCCCACCTTCGAGGGCAAGGAGTTCGTCCAGTGCCTGTCCCGCCTGCTGACCATCGACTCCGAGTGGGTTCCCCACACCAACACTGCCAGCTTGTACATCCGCCCCACACTGATCGGCATTGATGTGAGTATAGCTTACTGGGATAATCACCGGCTAACGTGGCTAACTTGGACTCTTTTCGACTTACAGCCCACGCTGGGAGTGGCTTCCTCGGACTCGGCCCTGCTCTACACAATCCTCAGCCCAGTGGGCAGCTACTTCAAGACGGGCTCCAACGGAGCCGTTTCCCTGCTGGCCGATCCCAGCCATGTGCGTGCCTGGCCAGGCGGCGTTGGTAACCGCAAGATGGGCTCCAACTATGCACCCACCATCAATGTCCAGAAAGAGGCGGCGGCCAAGGGACTACAGCAGGTTCTGTGGCTCTACGGCGAGGATCACCAGCTGACCGAAGTGGGCACCATGAACATCTTCATGTTCTACGTGAACGATCAAGGAGGTAGGTTGACTTATACATAAGGGAATCCTAGGTTTACTTAACTAAAGATGGGTCACGTGTCCTTTATTGTGAAAATAAAATAGGAAATACTGAGCTCAATAATCTTTTGGACCCTAATAAGCATAATATATGATATTCCTTGtgaaattaaatacaattaattCAGTTAATGTTGAGTACACTCATCCTTAATAAGCATAATATATGATATTTTAGGTAAAATTATTCACAATTAACTCAGTGTACTCAACATTTATTGATATATTGGACCTTAATAAGCATAATATATGATATGTTTAGTGAAGTTAAATACAGTTAGCTCAGTAAATGATGAGTAAACTGAATTATTGGAACCTATTAGgcattatatataatatgttttgtgaaattaaatacaattaactCAGTGTACTCAACCCTTACTGATATATTGGACCTTAGTAAGCATAATACAAGGTATTTTTTGTGAAAACAAATACAGTTGCGTTAGTAAAAGATGATTATACTGATCTCTTGGACCTTAATAAGCATAATACATGATACACATTTAAAGGGGTCAtcagaatttaaaaaatcgttagtTTTTTGTTTCTAAACTTACTATTATAGATATATCCTAATGGTCCCCCTTTTCTATTTATAGAACAAGAACTGGTGACCCCACCGCTGAGTGGCCTGATCCTGCCCGGAATCACCCGCGACTCCATTCTGCACATGACCCGTCAGTGGGGCAAGTTCAAGGTGAGCGAGGCGAAGATCACCATGCCCATGGTCTGCGACCTCCTCAACCAGGGAAGGGTAAGTAATCCTGAAGACGGAAAAGTCAGCTTCCGAGGAACCAACTAATCTGAACTTCCCAACCCAACAGCTACTGGAGCTCTTCGGTGCGGGAACGGCGTGCGTGGTCAGTCCGGTGAACAGGATCAACTACCTGGGCCAGGATCTGTACATACCCACCATGGAGCAGGAGAAGCCCATTCACGAGCTGATCCGCGAGACGCTCACCGACATCCAGTACGGTCGGGTGGATCACCCGTGGTCGGTGGTGATCGACTAAgagcc includes these proteins:
- the LOC119557537 gene encoding branched-chain-amino-acid aminotransferase, cytosolic, which gives rise to MTTKMAINAKDIFRNQHRLIRFIAQSIRLCSNQSLKAAQAAQLQQQQKSSADFQITASVDAQYTSAPEPIKHDKNLGHQFRASQLSVRLAAPEQLQPKPDNDEELGFGRLFTDHMLKIYYHKSLGGWQRPEITPLENLVMHPAAKVLHYAVELFEGMKAYRGVDGKIRIFRPDMNMNRMNLAAQRSGLPTFEGKEFVQCLSRLLTIDSEWVPHTNTASLYIRPTLIGIDPTLGVASSDSALLYTILSPVGSYFKTGSNGAVSLLADPSHVRAWPGGVGNRKMGSNYAPTINVQKEAAAKGLQQVLWLYGEDHQLTEVGTMNIFMFYVNDQGEQELVTPPLSGLILPGITRDSILHMTRQWGKFKVSEAKITMPMVCDLLNQGRLLELFGAGTACVVSPVNRINYLGQDLYIPTMEQEKPIHELIRETLTDIQYGRVDHPWSVVID